A DNA window from Pungitius pungitius chromosome 1, fPunPun2.1, whole genome shotgun sequence contains the following coding sequences:
- the LOC119223236 gene encoding vasopressin V2 receptor-like: MGSISVDTDWDGLALSSVGATGTNNFSSSSLFVSELSSLNSSHGGESIFGIFSENGSTTTPYTSPQPRVRDLGLARAEIAVLGVVLALTTLGNCLVLWVLLRRRKHNAPMHVFMVNLCVADLVVAVFQVLPQLIWDITGRFQGPDILCRTIKYLQIVGMFASPYMIVAMTVDRHQAICCPLQAYRGGSMSRWNTPVMVAWGLALVLSIPQVFIFSRSEVSTGEFECWGHFAEPWGLKAYITWMTVAVFVIPALIITICQIRIFREIHNNIYLKSERAVTAELKKNEFFFRFHIFKKQDERTREREKERGRRASGGRGRNGRRAPFLKGLNNNPHNNAHSSQVGECYDRGSSAIPCDSCRGEHATTTALPAQQQALSGPEGLYAPYEADSDSPRCSIDYTRSPPPASPPPSITKAMSKTVRMTLVIVLVYTICWSPFFIVQLWAAWDPNPAGQAGVAFTILMLLASLNSCTNPWIYTAFSSSVSRELQNLLQCRSKSGRRGSLPDDSTATHTSTTKDSLY; this comes from the exons ATGGGAAGCATCAGCGTGGACACGGACTGGGATGGGCTAGCCCTCTCCTCCGTGGGCGCCACGGGAACCAAcaacttctcctcctcttctctgtttGTCTCGGAGCTGAGCTCCCTCAACAGTTCTCACGGCGGCGAATCGATTTTTGGGATCTTCTCTGAGAACGGTTCCACCACCACGCCTTACACCTCGCCCCAACCCAGGGTGAGGGACCTGGGCCTGGCTCGGGCAGAGATCGCAGTTCTCGGGGTGGTGCTGGCTCTCACCACCCTGGGGAATTGCCTTGTGCTGTGGGTGCTgctcaggaggaggaagcacaATGCACCGATGCACGTGTTCATGGTCAACCTGTGTGTGGCCGACCTGGTCGTGGCCGTCTTTCAG GTTCTTCCACAGCTGATTTGGGACATCACAGGGAGGTTTCAGGGGCCCGACATTCTGTGCCGGACCATCAAGTACTTGCAGATTGTGGGCATGTTTGCATCCCCCTACATGATCGTCGCCATGACGGTAGACCGCCACCAGGCCATCTGCTGCCCGTTGCAGGCCTACCGCGGGGGGTCGATGTCCCGCTGGAACACCCCTGTCATGGTGGCCTGGGGCTTGGCGCTTGTCCTCAGCATACCACAG GTGTTCATATTCTCTCGCTCAGAAGTGAGCACTGGCGAGTTTGAGTGCTGGGGTCACTTTGCGGAGCCGTGGGGGCTGAAGGCCTACATCACCTGGATGACCGTGGCTGTCTTCGTCATCCCTGCCCTTATCATTACCATCTGTCAG ATAAGAATCTTCAGAGAGATTCACAACAACATCTACCTTAAGTCCGAGAGGGCGGTGACGGCTGAGTTAAAGAAGAATGAGTTCTTCTTCCGCTTCCACATCTTCAAGAAGCAGGACGAGCGGACccgggagagggagaaggagaggggaaggCGAGCATCCGGAGGGCGAGGTAGGAACGGCAGACGAGCACCGTTCCTAAAGGGTTTGAATAACAACCCTCACAACAACGCTCACAGCAGCCAAGTCGGAGAGTGCTACGACCGTGGATCATCTGCCATCCCGTGTGACAGCTGCCGCGGAGAACATGCGACGACGACAGCGTTGCCTGCACAACAGCAGGCACTGAGCGGCCCAGAGGGCTTGTACGCGCCCTACGAGGCAGACTCCGACTCACCCCGCTGCTCGATAGACTACACCCGctccccccctccagcctcTCCGCCCCCGAGCATCACCAAAGCCATGTCCAAGACGGTGAGAATGACCCTGGTCATTGTACTGGTCTACACTATCTGCTGGTCGCCTTTCTTCATCGTCCAGCTTTGGGCGGCGTGGGACCCCAACCCTGCAGGCCAAG CCGGAGTGGCCTTCACTATCCTGATGCTGCTGGCCAGTCTGAACTCGTGCACCAATCCGTGGATCTACACCGCTTTCTCCAGCAGCGTGTCCAGAGAGCTGCAGAATCTGCTGCAGTGTCGGTCAAAGTCGGGCCGCCGAGGCTCCCTGCCTGACGACTCCACtgccacacacacctccaccaccaAGGACAGCCTGTACTGA